In one window of Saprospiraceae bacterium DNA:
- a CDS encoding thermonuclease family protein, with the protein MKKIIVSVLFLTAFTAAFSQEEARVMKVKDGDTYVLKTTAKEHTIRLLNVDAPELNQHWGFNSWLNVKALILGKVVKFEVLKTDVYGRELAMVYVDGQRLDEILIANGWAWHYINFDTDARLEDLMRKASSERKGLWECGAEKVCPPWLFRKYNVKNRYRFCKGCIATKK; encoded by the coding sequence ATGAAGAAAATAATTGTATCGGTTTTGTTTTTAACGGCTTTTACAGCCGCTTTTTCGCAAGAAGAAGCAAGGGTGATGAAAGTTAAGGATGGCGATACATACGTTCTTAAAACAACTGCAAAGGAGCATACAATAAGGTTATTAAATGTTGATGCTCCCGAACTAAATCAACACTGGGGTTTCAACTCTTGGCTCAATGTAAAAGCCTTGATACTTGGTAAGGTGGTAAAGTTTGAAGTATTGAAAACTGATGTGTACGGTAGAGAATTGGCAATGGTATATGTGGATGGGCAAAGACTGGATGAAATACTTATTGCGAATGGTTGGGCTTGGCACTACATCAATTTTGATACTGATGCAAGGCTTGAAGATTTGATGCGGAAAGCATCAAGCGAAAGAAAAGGACTTTGGGAATGTGGGGCTGAAAAAGTTTGTCCGCCCTGGCTATTCAGAAAGTATAATGTAAAAAATAGATACAGGTTTTGTAAAGGCTGTATCGCAACAAAAAAGTAA
- a CDS encoding restriction endonuclease: MNKEVLYDTIKNIGAEKIETISLLIDYYKSCGLNVRKASEEAEKSINSFLALVNDEVIFNSGQNSYCLFDVRTNQAITFINKYYFKVQDIKNKIYNSITDSEFELLCANILKNYLGALNTGVTKKSGDGGFDFFGSIISRNESSLNSVVSVKVFGQSKQYGGNISRPEIDKFIGFAKRTQHKENFTPCVYIFATTSNFSPEALSEANNQGIICWNGYQLASFIFQSTSNKEADVSDIIKEFL; the protein is encoded by the coding sequence GTGAATAAAGAGGTACTCTATGATACTATCAAAAATATAGGTGCTGAAAAAATTGAGACCATTTCACTGTTAATTGACTACTACAAAAGTTGTGGTTTAAATGTTCGTAAAGCATCTGAAGAAGCGGAGAAAAGTATTAATTCATTTCTTGCATTAGTAAACGATGAAGTTATTTTCAACTCTGGGCAAAATTCCTATTGCCTATTTGATGTAAGAACAAATCAAGCAATAACATTTATAAATAAATATTATTTCAAGGTACAGGACATTAAAAATAAAATTTACAATTCAATTACGGATAGTGAATTTGAACTATTGTGTGCCAATATTCTGAAAAATTATCTTGGTGCATTGAACACAGGTGTAACCAAAAAGTCAGGTGATGGTGGTTTTGATTTTTTCGGATCAATAATTTCAAGAAATGAAAGCAGCCTAAATAGTGTAGTTTCTGTAAAAGTATTTGGTCAATCAAAGCAATATGGTGGTAACATTTCAAGACCAGAAATTGATAAATTTATCGGGTTTGCAAAACGTACCCAACACAAAGAAAACTTTACACCTTGTGTTTATATTTTCGCTACGACTTCAAATTTTAGTCCAGAGGCACTAAGTGAGGCAAATAATCAAGGCATCATTTGTTGGAATGGCTACCAATTAGCAAGTTTTATATTTCAATCTACTTCTAACAAAGAGGCAGATGTTTCCGATATAATAAAAGAATTCCTATAA
- a CDS encoding DndE family protein: MADRLYTSQRTDEIISAFRAYTKLDKAILARMAFSYSLVHIGKSVAKSNNFSGGEMKRPTFVGSDEILLKTLLSQVYEIDTIDENDFYSNKSVIKDHVDNGALLMWEVFQKNGEDINRWYTEIVNSIQLSGGKDVKTKDLDIFIGRSVLQNNELIMSMNDTAKHANSHLAIMGKPGVGKTQFLLKLLADIRVQSSYQTNFIFFDYKGDVVSNDTFVDVSRARTYKLLQNNETLPVSPFILPAYSEQDIQLSAREKAESFSSINSKFGPVQKGALTAAIVAGYAARANSEKPYPDFNDVLQIALASYEEEGKNDDTLIEVLRDLANFNLFWSHNSSVPPMDKISNRTMIIDVHKMPVLKELIGYLVIERLYKEMAAMPDSPIKDGRRTIRTILVIDEAHNYLGQKNIFLEKIIREGRSKGIVVFFASQSPSDYQQKFFNFQELLEFSYIFQSDGASAKEIQDILGCSPKTAKDLQSEVARLEPFQVISRSMVKTEEFTKFKAEAFYKNY; this comes from the coding sequence ATGGCAGACAGACTATATACATCACAGCGTACAGATGAAATTATAAGTGCCTTTAGAGCATACACCAAATTAGACAAAGCTATTTTGGCTCGTATGGCATTTTCTTATTCATTGGTTCATATCGGTAAATCAGTTGCTAAAAGCAACAATTTTTCAGGCGGTGAAATGAAACGACCAACATTCGTTGGCAGCGATGAAATCCTACTAAAAACATTATTAAGTCAAGTGTATGAAATAGACACTATTGATGAAAATGATTTTTATAGCAATAAGTCTGTTATAAAAGACCACGTTGATAATGGAGCTTTATTAATGTGGGAAGTTTTTCAAAAAAATGGCGAAGACATTAACCGTTGGTACACCGAAATAGTAAATAGCATTCAGCTAAGTGGAGGCAAAGATGTAAAAACAAAAGACCTCGATATTTTCATAGGCAGAAGTGTGTTACAAAACAATGAATTGATAATGTCAATGAATGATACAGCTAAACACGCCAATTCTCATCTTGCTATAATGGGGAAACCAGGTGTTGGTAAAACACAGTTTTTATTAAAGCTCTTGGCAGACATTAGAGTACAATCAAGCTATCAAACTAATTTCATTTTCTTCGATTATAAAGGTGATGTAGTAAGCAATGATACTTTTGTTGATGTTTCAAGAGCAAGAACCTATAAGCTTCTACAAAACAATGAAACCTTACCTGTAAGTCCTTTTATTTTACCTGCATATTCCGAACAAGACATTCAATTATCAGCAAGAGAAAAAGCGGAAAGTTTTTCATCAATCAATTCAAAATTTGGTCCTGTACAAAAAGGAGCATTAACAGCGGCAATTGTTGCTGGCTATGCAGCAAGAGCAAATTCTGAAAAACCATATCCAGATTTTAATGATGTACTTCAAATTGCCTTAGCAAGCTATGAAGAAGAAGGAAAAAATGATGATACATTAATTGAGGTGTTAAGAGATTTAGCCAATTTCAATTTGTTCTGGTCCCACAATTCTTCAGTACCGCCAATGGACAAAATAAGTAATCGTACTATGATTATTGATGTTCACAAAATGCCAGTCCTGAAAGAGTTAATCGGTTACCTTGTTATAGAAAGACTTTATAAAGAAATGGCTGCAATGCCAGACAGCCCAATAAAAGATGGACGAAGAACCATTAGAACTATTTTGGTAATTGACGAAGCACACAACTACTTAGGACAGAAAAATATTTTCCTTGAAAAAATAATAAGAGAAGGTCGTTCTAAAGGCATTGTTGTTTTCTTTGCTTCACAATCACCGTCAGACTATCAACAAAAGTTTTTCAACTTTCAAGAATTGCTTGAGTTCTCATACATATTCCAAAGTGACGGTGCATCAGCAAAAGAGATACAAGACATTTTAGGTTGTAGCCCCAAGACCGCAAAAGACCTGCAATCAGAAGTAGCAAGGTTAGAACCTTTTCAAGTCATAAGCAGAAGTATGGTTAAAACGGAAGAATTTACAAAATTTAAAGCAGAAGCATTTTATAAGAACTATTGA
- the dndD gene encoding DNA sulfur modification protein DndD, whose translation MKFNKLTIENYKSFQFPTAINFPQSSEGKSIFLMGGMNGAGKTSVMEAINICLYGGKPENIYKTINRKELSKGNAFVSFELEMETDDFKTLMVHRSWSAGATDSPKFKDLEEKLVVVQDGKRVSVQNKEMWQDYINATIPKGITQFFFFDGEKIQEIASDDHSEVRLQSSLEAALGIQYISRLSADVLYLKQEERKGFVEISDEDIDFKESELKKEQRKLQNKIQERNELNTELENFKNEKDDAQARFKAIFNLDPESSEIIKQKEKKRIQLSNKSNQLDNQIKTLTEQFLPWAMAGSLFSKVKSQIELERESQKQNAISENAVELAKEIVDKIELPEPITDKPLSTEQKAKLEERVLLLLQQNHSKSDIQKILNLSDRDAAKVLNRIEEIEQSDVLQLTDLIKEKSELDFEIKSLETSLASAGSTESERELFAELQNIIESSQTQIGRLSVKISNINEEIVMLETKIKDIELEISKLYEKHNFSKEKADFIQECDTIANLMNAYMVKLRKNKVQLLQEKTFEMYKMLSSKAGLIKDLEINDKTYEITVRDKSGHEVKKSSLSAGEKEVFALSLLWGLAQTSQLNLPIIIDTPLSRLDSIHRDNIVKHYFPNAANQVIILSTDTEVDNNYFKNLEPNLTGAARLEFNQNNELTTVREGYFWN comes from the coding sequence ATGAAATTTAATAAACTCACCATAGAAAACTATAAGTCATTCCAGTTTCCTACTGCCATAAACTTTCCACAAAGTAGCGAAGGCAAAAGTATTTTCTTAATGGGAGGTATGAATGGTGCTGGAAAAACTTCGGTAATGGAAGCCATCAATATTTGTTTGTATGGAGGTAAGCCAGAAAATATTTATAAAACCATAAACCGCAAAGAATTATCAAAAGGCAATGCTTTTGTTTCGTTTGAACTGGAAATGGAAACCGATGATTTTAAAACACTAATGGTCCACAGGTCTTGGAGTGCCGGTGCTACTGACAGTCCTAAGTTTAAAGACTTGGAAGAAAAGTTGGTTGTAGTGCAGGATGGCAAAAGAGTAAGCGTACAAAACAAAGAAATGTGGCAAGATTATATCAATGCTACCATTCCAAAGGGTATTACTCAATTCTTCTTTTTTGATGGGGAGAAAATCCAAGAAATTGCATCCGATGACCATTCAGAAGTTCGTTTACAATCATCGTTAGAAGCTGCATTGGGCATTCAATATATTTCTCGATTATCTGCTGATGTATTGTATTTAAAGCAAGAAGAAAGAAAAGGTTTTGTTGAAATATCAGATGAAGACATTGACTTCAAAGAAAGTGAACTCAAAAAAGAACAGCGTAAACTGCAAAACAAAATTCAGGAACGCAACGAACTGAATACTGAATTAGAGAATTTTAAGAATGAAAAAGACGATGCACAAGCAAGGTTCAAAGCAATTTTCAACTTAGACCCTGAGAGTTCAGAAATCATCAAACAAAAGGAGAAAAAACGTATTCAGTTATCTAATAAAAGCAATCAGTTAGACAATCAAATTAAAACCTTGACTGAACAATTTTTGCCCTGGGCTATGGCTGGTAGTTTATTTTCCAAAGTGAAAAGTCAAATAGAATTAGAAAGAGAAAGCCAAAAGCAGAATGCGATTTCTGAAAATGCAGTTGAGTTAGCAAAAGAAATAGTAGATAAAATTGAATTGCCTGAACCCATTACAGACAAACCGTTATCAACCGAACAAAAAGCTAAATTAGAAGAACGAGTTTTATTGTTATTACAACAAAATCACTCAAAAAGCGATATTCAAAAAATACTCAACCTGTCGGATAGAGATGCTGCCAAAGTATTGAACCGCATTGAAGAAATAGAGCAAAGTGATGTATTGCAACTAACCGATTTGATAAAAGAAAAATCAGAACTTGATTTTGAAATCAAATCATTAGAAACAAGTTTGGCTAGTGCAGGATCAACCGAAAGTGAAAGAGAATTATTTGCCGAATTGCAAAACATCATTGAAAGCAGCCAAACACAAATAGGCAGGTTATCGGTTAAAATTTCTAACATCAATGAAGAAATTGTAATGCTGGAAACCAAAATAAAAGACATTGAATTAGAAATAAGTAAGCTATATGAAAAGCACAATTTCTCAAAAGAGAAAGCTGATTTTATTCAAGAATGCGACACAATAGCAAACTTAATGAATGCCTATATGGTGAAGCTTCGTAAAAACAAAGTTCAATTACTGCAAGAGAAAACATTTGAAATGTATAAAATGCTTTCAAGCAAAGCAGGATTAATAAAAGACTTAGAGATAAACGATAAAACCTACGAAATAACAGTGAGGGATAAAAGTGGTCACGAGGTAAAAAAATCAAGTTTATCAGCAGGCGAAAAAGAAGTATTTGCATTGTCATTGCTTTGGGGCTTGGCTCAAACATCACAACTCAATTTGCCAATTATTATTGATACGCCACTTTCAAGATTAGATAGTATTCACAGAGATAATATTGTAAAACATTATTTCCCAAATGCTGCTAATCAAGTAATCATTCTTTCCACCGATACCGAAGTGGATAATAACTATTTCAAAAATCTTGAACCAAACTTAACTGGTGCAGCACGTTTAGAGTTCAACCAAAACAATGAATTGACAACTGTTCGTGAAGGTTACTTCTGGAACTAA
- a CDS encoding restriction endonuclease subunit S: MAVWSTIKLSDVINYTRIDGDFYKPEYLEYRDILKGYKNLSYYVKEIIHPGEFKRIYSPEGISVLRAQNIRPLKIEIESNSVFIPKEIANNLYRNKLVYGDILITRTGANFGQTALYTDELENAVVTSHTFILKTNNKIESAFLALYLNTKYGRKLLDQGMYGSSQPEIAPKFIKIIPVPRFEYSIENKLSTNVLKAYKLRQQSQSLYKQAIDLLEQGLGLEGVSFEKPKSYIAKFSEVVSNFRNDADYYQTKYRQLDAHLKTKDTVALSSICNFLKGFEVGTSLYTLEGPVFIRVSNLTKDGFKFGNADKYISETTHSSLKAYQPKIGDILLTKDGTIGTCYVVDENVKGIISSGIMNLELTDDSIPKEYLALVINSKICQMQAERECSGALISHWKPEQIRRLKIPVLTKEIMQEISELVVKSKEARKQSQQLLTDAKARVEQLIEEATN, translated from the coding sequence ATGGCAGTTTGGAGCACAATAAAACTTAGTGATGTTATAAATTATACAAGAATAGATGGTGATTTTTACAAACCTGAATATTTAGAATATCGTGATATTTTAAAGGGTTATAAAAACCTTTCTTATTATGTTAAGGAAATAATTCATCCCGGTGAATTTAAACGAATATATTCTCCTGAAGGAATATCTGTTTTAAGGGCACAAAACATCAGACCTTTAAAAATAGAAATAGAAAGTAATTCTGTTTTTATACCAAAAGAAATAGCCAATAATTTATATAGAAATAAATTAGTTTATGGTGATATACTTATAACAAGAACAGGTGCAAATTTTGGGCAAACAGCTTTATATACTGATGAGTTAGAAAATGCTGTCGTAACATCTCACACATTTATACTTAAAACAAATAATAAAATTGAAAGTGCATTTCTAGCATTATACTTAAACACTAAATATGGTAGGAAATTACTCGACCAAGGGATGTATGGTAGTTCTCAGCCAGAAATTGCACCAAAATTTATTAAAATAATTCCTGTCCCTCGTTTTGAGTATTCTATTGAAAATAAACTTTCAACGAATGTTTTAAAAGCATATAAACTTCGCCAACAATCCCAATCTCTCTATAAACAAGCAATTGATTTATTAGAGCAAGGTTTGGGACTAGAAGGTGTTAGTTTTGAAAAGCCTAAAAGTTATATCGCAAAATTTAGTGAAGTAGTAAGTAATTTTAGAAATGACGCAGACTATTATCAAACTAAATACAGGCAATTAGATGCACACTTAAAAACAAAAGATACAGTTGCTTTATCCTCTATATGCAATTTTTTAAAGGGTTTTGAAGTGGGCACTTCATTATATACTTTAGAAGGTCCCGTTTTTATTAGAGTAAGTAATCTTACAAAAGATGGCTTTAAATTCGGAAATGCCGATAAATATATTTCAGAAACAACTCATTCTTCACTTAAAGCATATCAACCAAAAATTGGTGATATTTTATTAACCAAAGATGGTACAATAGGAACTTGTTATGTAGTTGATGAAAATGTTAAAGGAATTATTTCAAGTGGTATAATGAATTTAGAACTTACTGATGATAGTATTCCAAAAGAGTATTTGGCGTTGGTTATCAATTCAAAAATCTGTCAGATGCAAGCTGAAAGAGAATGCAGCGGTGCTCTCATATCGCATTGGAAGCCTGAGCAAATTCGCAGGCTTAAAATTCCTGTTTTAACGAAAGAAATTATGCAAGAAATATCAGAATTAGTTGTGAAATCTAAAGAAGCAAGAAAACAATCTCAACAACTTTTAACCGATGCCAAAGCCAGAGTTGAACAATTAATTGAAGAAGCAACTAATTAA
- a CDS encoding N-6 DNA methylase — translation MNTHQVIDKIFKDPTVKYDLTEFESLGKPIHEMLNIYAKDGTGKQTGKKLYFIKPLAKLHSDKTEIQVYVEDGKSNPEEIVRQLWVYKLINYYNYKPEQIECEIPVQFGVEVNTKFADIAVYRDDTKETVKLLFEIKKPKRKEGIEQLKTYLGAKGNPIGIWSNGTDRLVLYRPQNTDFDTLSEIPKVNEEAKDVLEIKRTLAQLKTSFNFKKIIQDLEELVLANSGVDEFNEIFKIIFAKIWDEKEANENKRDRPNKEVLFKKFDDADLTYETINTLFKKASAEWQGVFEDNESIKLKKDHLQVCIGPVEPVRLMGSNLRIMDDAFEYLLPTEAKKKKGQFFTPRHVIEMCVRMLNPKDYEYVMDPSCGSAGFLLHAMEWASPAHTPQDQKSRKHDYASKYLWGIDIEPRAAKTSRALMLIAGDGHTNIFGPDVSGLDPRDWYTNKSGQYLMTQLSKTQLLKNPIPDGETFTDKEKAWEYFGELKFDLILANPPFAGEVKEKNILTHYELAKPALKRAKDKTAKEERDVLFIERIIKMLRPGGRAAIVLPQGKFNNSSLAFIREWVLRKARLLAVVGLHGNSFKPHTGTKTSVLVIQKYTEEQLAEIIKVQEDVKDTCPDYALQIEELLAQFEADIEVAEESIPEEIFELLLEEFPEPEVAEETDEEKEAEEDDEEQEAQPQTLEEKLEAIDEKIDELKSNELKAKTKLGDLDEEVEVLELTQKAELTIAKENWEGTAKEFNEHIKPIKEAQKQAIKALKEKQKETAKTLKAEIKSYGYAIPLALEEKLLLTNKGKLQLLLQNEDSINKLRNRFIDAEVAKQLDYPIFMAVSEQGGKNNSGDYEYQIDADGNIVEDAFGSPEIKQDLVNHRITREQLLKLVEKPSEFAIAAEPNVKYEAKDLEPCIAEAFIKFAIEQQFDFWKK, via the coding sequence ATGAATACTCACCAAGTAATTGATAAAATATTCAAAGACCCTACTGTTAAATATGATTTGACGGAATTTGAAAGCTTAGGCAAACCTATTCACGAAATGCTGAATATTTATGCTAAAGATGGTACAGGAAAACAAACTGGCAAAAAACTCTATTTCATAAAACCATTAGCAAAACTTCATTCTGACAAAACAGAAATTCAAGTTTACGTTGAAGATGGAAAATCAAATCCAGAAGAAATTGTAAGGCAGTTGTGGGTGTATAAACTTATCAATTACTACAACTATAAACCAGAGCAAATTGAATGCGAAATACCAGTTCAATTTGGTGTTGAAGTAAACACAAAGTTTGCCGACATCGCAGTTTATAGAGATGATACCAAAGAAACGGTGAAATTGCTTTTTGAAATCAAAAAGCCAAAACGAAAAGAAGGTATTGAGCAACTCAAAACATACTTAGGTGCAAAAGGAAACCCAATAGGTATTTGGTCCAACGGTACAGACCGCCTTGTTTTATACAGGCCACAAAATACAGACTTTGATACATTATCAGAAATTCCAAAAGTCAATGAAGAAGCAAAAGATGTTTTAGAAATAAAAAGAACCTTAGCTCAACTTAAAACATCATTCAATTTCAAAAAAATTATTCAAGACCTTGAAGAACTTGTTTTGGCAAACAGTGGTGTTGATGAATTTAATGAAATATTCAAAATCATCTTTGCTAAAATTTGGGACGAAAAAGAAGCCAACGAAAACAAGAGAGATAGACCGAATAAAGAAGTGCTATTCAAGAAGTTTGATGATGCCGATTTGACTTATGAAACTATCAATACACTTTTCAAAAAAGCATCTGCTGAATGGCAAGGGGTATTTGAGGATAACGAAAGCATAAAATTAAAGAAAGACCATTTGCAGGTTTGTATCGGACCAGTTGAACCTGTTCGTTTAATGGGTTCTAATCTCCGAATTATGGATGATGCTTTTGAGTATCTATTACCAACAGAAGCAAAGAAAAAGAAAGGGCAATTCTTTACTCCTCGTCACGTAATCGAAATGTGTGTACGAATGCTTAACCCTAAAGATTATGAATATGTAATGGACCCGAGTTGTGGTTCTGCTGGTTTCTTGTTACACGCTATGGAATGGGCTTCTCCTGCTCATACACCACAAGACCAAAAAAGCAGGAAACACGATTATGCAAGCAAGTATTTATGGGGAATAGATATTGAACCAAGAGCTGCAAAAACATCAAGAGCCTTGATGCTTATTGCAGGCGATGGTCACACTAATATTTTTGGACCTGATGTGAGTGGTTTAGATCCTCGTGACTGGTACACAAACAAATCTGGTCAATATTTAATGACACAGTTAAGCAAAACCCAGTTACTCAAAAATCCAATTCCTGATGGTGAAACTTTTACCGACAAAGAAAAAGCTTGGGAGTATTTTGGAGAATTGAAGTTTGACTTGATACTTGCCAACCCTCCATTTGCAGGTGAAGTAAAAGAAAAAAACATTTTAACACATTACGAACTAGCGAAGCCAGCACTTAAAAGAGCCAAAGACAAAACCGCTAAAGAAGAACGTGATGTGTTGTTTATAGAACGTATTATTAAAATGCTTCGACCTGGTGGAAGAGCAGCCATTGTGTTGCCACAAGGGAAATTCAATAATTCCTCATTAGCATTTATTAGAGAATGGGTATTGCGTAAAGCTCGTTTATTGGCTGTTGTGGGCTTACACGGCAATTCTTTCAAACCACATACAGGCACTAAAACATCAGTATTAGTTATTCAGAAATATACAGAAGAACAGTTGGCTGAAATTATTAAAGTGCAAGAAGATGTAAAAGACACTTGCCCTGATTATGCTTTACAAATAGAAGAATTGCTTGCTCAATTTGAAGCCGATATTGAAGTAGCAGAAGAAAGCATTCCAGAAGAAATTTTTGAATTGCTTTTAGAAGAATTTCCTGAACCAGAAGTTGCAGAAGAAACAGATGAAGAAAAGGAAGCAGAAGAAGACGATGAGGAGCAAGAAGCACAGCCACAAACCTTAGAAGAAAAGTTGGAAGCTATTGATGAAAAAATAGATGAGTTAAAAAGCAATGAACTGAAGGCAAAAACAAAATTAGGCGATTTAGATGAGGAAGTAGAAGTTTTAGAACTAACTCAAAAGGCTGAACTCACCATTGCAAAAGAAAATTGGGAAGGAACAGCCAAAGAATTTAACGAACATATTAAACCTATTAAGGAAGCACAAAAGCAAGCCATCAAAGCATTAAAAGAAAAACAAAAAGAAACTGCTAAAACCTTAAAAGCAGAAATAAAATCCTATGGATATGCCATACCATTAGCATTAGAAGAAAAACTATTGCTAACCAATAAAGGCAAGCTACAATTGCTATTACAAAACGAAGACAGCATAAATAAACTACGCAACCGTTTTATAGATGCCGAAGTGGCAAAGCAATTAGATTACCCCATTTTTATGGCAGTAAGCGAACAAGGTGGCAAAAACAATAGTGGCGACTATGAATATCAAATTGATGCTGATGGAAATATTGTAGAAGATGCATTTGGAAGCCCAGAAATAAAGCAAGATTTGGTAAACCATAGAATTACAAGAGAACAACTTTTAAAATTGGTTGAAAAACCAAGTGAATTTGCAATAGCAGCAGAACCAAATGTGAAATATGAGGCTAAGGATTTAGAACCTTGTATTGCAGAAGCCTTTATAAAATTTGCAATTGAACAACAATTTGATTTTTGGAAAAAATAA
- a CDS encoding helix-turn-helix transcriptional regulator, giving the protein MATQFGERIRELRTKQNLLLRQLASQLDVDTSIISKVERGDRQLKKEQIPLLAQILKADVEELQTLWLADQIYEVVKDEKMANEAMQVAEEKIKLNKKKKSK; this is encoded by the coding sequence ATGGCAACACAGTTTGGTGAACGAATAAGAGAACTAAGAACGAAGCAAAATTTGTTGCTGCGGCAGCTTGCTTCTCAATTGGATGTGGACACTTCTATTATTAGCAAAGTAGAACGTGGCGATAGGCAATTAAAGAAAGAGCAAATACCATTATTAGCCCAAATACTCAAAGCCGATGTAGAAGAGTTGCAAACCCTTTGGCTTGCCGACCAAATTTATGAAGTGGTAAAAGATGAAAAGATGGCAAATGAAGCTATGCAAGTAGCTGAAGAAAAAATCAAATTAAACAAAAAGAAAAAATCGAAATAG